The proteins below come from a single Microthrixaceae bacterium genomic window:
- the prcA gene encoding proteasome subunit alpha, whose amino-acid sequence MTAPFYVAPEQMMKDRADYARKGIARGRSLVAVTYADGILLCAENPSRMLRKISEIYDRIGFAGVGKYNEFDQLRIAGVRHADLKGFAFSREDVDARSLANQYAQMLGQVFTHEMKPLEVEILVAEVGSSAEHDQLFHIHYDGTLVDEANFTVLGGDAEAIRERLADAFVAGAPLADALAGAVGALEGPDRRLPEPELEVAVLERQAPRRSFRRITGDELAALLPPEE is encoded by the coding sequence ATGACCGCTCCGTTCTACGTCGCTCCCGAACAGATGATGAAGGACCGCGCCGACTACGCGCGCAAGGGCATCGCCCGAGGTCGTTCACTCGTGGCCGTCACCTATGCCGACGGCATCTTGTTGTGTGCCGAGAACCCGAGCCGCATGCTGCGCAAGATCTCCGAGATCTATGACCGCATCGGGTTCGCCGGGGTCGGCAAGTACAACGAATTCGATCAACTCCGCATCGCCGGCGTGCGCCACGCGGACCTGAAGGGGTTCGCCTTCAGCCGTGAAGACGTCGATGCTCGAAGCCTGGCGAATCAGTACGCGCAGATGCTCGGACAGGTGTTCACCCACGAGATGAAGCCCCTCGAGGTCGAGATCCTCGTCGCCGAGGTCGGCTCCAGCGCGGAACACGACCAGTTGTTTCACATCCACTACGACGGGACGCTCGTCGACGAAGCGAATTTCACCGTGCTCGGAGGCGATGCCGAGGCCATTCGCGAACGTCTCGCCGACGCGTTCGTCGCAGGGGCACCGCTCGCCGACGCGTTGGCCGGGGCGGTCGGCGCGCTCGAAGGCCCGGACCGGCGTCTCCCCGAGCCCGAACTCGAGGTCGCGGTGCTCGAACGCCAGGCGCCCCGCCGCAGTTTCCGACGTATCACCGGCGACGAGTTGGCGGCGCTGCTGCCCCCCGAGGAGTAG
- the pafA gene encoding Pup--protein ligase: protein MQRRIVGLESEYGVTCTLPGQRRLSPDEVARYLFRKVVSWGRSSNVFLGNGARLYLDVGSHPEYATPECDSLHDLVAHDKAGERILEGLVTSAEERLRQEGTDAEIYLFRNNTDSAGNSYGCHENYLTTRDDTVNRYDEVLIPFLISRQIYSGAGKVLNTARGPLYCLSQRGEHIWEGVSSATTRSRPIINTRDEPHADVDKYRRLHVIVGDTNMGEYPTFLKVGTTSLILRMLEDRNVVLRDLTLDNPIRAIREISHDMTCSVRVRLANGREASAFELQSEFLSRAQRYAQSHDMTPQEKQSLAMWEHVMAGIERDPLSLERELDWVTKFNLIDAYRQRHQLAMGAPEVALIDLQYHDISRHRSVFYKLQRRDLVERIVTDQDIADAVDTAPQTTRARLRGEFIKRAKERRRDYTVDWVHLKLNDDAQRTVLCKDPFKSHDERVDHLIASL, encoded by the coding sequence GTGCAACGGCGCATCGTCGGGTTGGAAAGCGAGTACGGCGTCACGTGCACGCTGCCCGGCCAGCGCCGTCTTTCCCCAGATGAGGTGGCCCGCTACCTGTTTCGTAAGGTGGTGTCGTGGGGCCGTTCGTCCAACGTGTTCCTCGGCAACGGGGCACGCCTGTACCTCGACGTCGGCTCCCATCCTGAATACGCCACCCCCGAATGCGATTCGCTGCACGACCTCGTCGCTCACGACAAGGCGGGCGAACGCATTCTGGAGGGCCTCGTCACGTCGGCAGAGGAACGCCTTCGCCAAGAAGGCACCGACGCCGAGATCTACCTGTTTCGCAACAACACCGACTCGGCCGGCAACTCCTACGGGTGCCATGAGAACTACCTCACGACCCGCGACGACACCGTCAACCGTTACGACGAGGTGTTGATCCCATTCCTGATCAGCCGTCAGATCTACAGCGGCGCCGGAAAGGTGCTCAACACCGCCCGGGGACCGCTGTATTGCCTGAGCCAACGCGGCGAACACATCTGGGAGGGCGTGAGTTCGGCCACGACCCGCAGCCGGCCGATCATCAACACCCGCGACGAACCCCACGCCGATGTCGACAAGTACCGTCGCCTCCACGTCATCGTCGGTGACACGAACATGGGGGAGTACCCGACGTTTCTCAAGGTGGGCACGACCTCGTTGATCCTGCGCATGCTCGAGGACCGCAACGTCGTGTTGCGCGACCTCACCCTCGACAACCCGATTCGCGCCATCCGCGAGATCAGCCACGACATGACCTGTTCGGTTCGGGTCCGACTCGCAAATGGCCGCGAAGCAAGCGCGTTCGAACTGCAGAGCGAGTTCTTATCGAGGGCGCAGCGCTACGCACAATCACACGACATGACCCCGCAGGAAAAGCAGTCACTCGCCATGTGGGAACACGTGATGGCCGGCATCGAACGCGATCCGCTCAGCCTCGAACGCGAACTCGACTGGGTCACCAAGTTCAACCTGATCGACGCCTACCGGCAGCGCCATCAACTCGCGATGGGGGCACCCGAAGTGGCGCTGATCGATCTTCAGTACCACGACATCAGCCGGCACCGTTCGGTGTTCTACAAGCTGCAGCGGCGCGACCTGGTCGAACGGATCGTGACCGACCAGGACATCGCCGATGCCGTCGACACCGCACCCCAGACCACCCGTGCCCGACTGCGGGGCGAGTTCATCAAACGCGCCAAGGAACGCCGCCGCGACTACACCGTCGACTGGGTTCACCTGAAACTCAACGATGACGCACAGCGCACCGTGTTGTGCAAGGACCCGTTCAAATCGCACGACGAACGGGTGGATCATTTGATCGCGTCGTTGTGA
- a CDS encoding DUF3866 family protein encodes MPHFRTGTVTSVVSERAGLQRVEVLMPDGATARAYVLSDLLGTVAVGDEVVCNTTAVDLGLGTGGSHVVHWNLSRRELHLPGPDHVMKLRYTSLQSDVGTSELLHPDLPASLGGAVVVATQVHSQVGVVAATIAAIRPGTRVVYVMTDGAALPMALSDLVVSLRDLGAIDATVSAGHAFGGDLEAVTVASALSLAVHVAGAEVVIAGMGPGVVGTGTELGSTAIEAAHIVDTVDALGGRAVMCLRASSGDERSRHQGVSHHTQTALRLARSRPRVAVVEGAGDIDPAHGAAVHVEPPDIEAILDAAGLRITTMGRDVTRDRLFFDAAAAAGALAVRELDGA; translated from the coding sequence GTGCCTCACTTTCGAACCGGAACCGTCACCTCGGTGGTATCAGAACGCGCCGGGTTGCAACGCGTCGAGGTGCTGATGCCCGACGGGGCCACGGCGCGGGCCTATGTGCTGAGCGACCTCCTCGGAACGGTTGCGGTCGGCGACGAGGTCGTGTGCAACACCACCGCGGTCGATCTCGGCCTCGGAACCGGGGGCTCCCATGTCGTGCACTGGAACCTGTCGCGACGCGAACTGCACCTGCCCGGACCCGACCACGTCATGAAACTGCGGTACACCTCGCTGCAGAGCGATGTGGGCACCTCGGAGCTGTTGCACCCGGATCTGCCGGCCTCCCTGGGCGGGGCGGTCGTCGTGGCGACCCAGGTCCACAGCCAGGTCGGGGTGGTGGCGGCGACCATCGCTGCGATACGGCCCGGAACCCGCGTCGTCTACGTGATGACCGATGGCGCCGCGTTGCCGATGGCCTTGAGCGACCTCGTCGTGTCGCTGCGCGATCTCGGCGCGATCGACGCCACGGTGAGCGCCGGCCACGCGTTCGGCGGCGACCTCGAAGCGGTGACGGTGGCTTCCGCTCTGAGCCTTGCGGTTCACGTCGCCGGCGCGGAGGTGGTCATCGCCGGCATGGGTCCGGGGGTGGTGGGCACGGGCACCGAACTCGGCTCCACCGCCATCGAGGCCGCGCACATCGTCGACACGGTGGATGCCCTCGGTGGCCGAGCGGTCATGTGCCTGCGGGCATCGTCGGGGGACGAGCGCTCGCGGCATCAGGGGGTCAGCCACCACACCCAGACCGCGCTGCGTCTGGCGCGCAGCCGTCCGCGCGTGGCGGTCGTCGAGGGTGCGGGCGACATCGACCCCGCTCATGGCGCGGCGGTGCACGTCGAGCCGCCCGACATCGAGGCCATCCTCGACGCGGCAGGGTTGAGGATCACCACGATGGGCCGCGACGTGACCCGCGACCGTTTGTTCTTCGACGCCGCTGCGGCGGCCGGAGCACTCGCCGTCCGTGAACTCGATGGCGCCTGA
- a CDS encoding WYL domain-containing protein, translating into MAATDSTSSGISKLERLLNLTALLLATRRPLTVEQIGEQIAGYPAEPMSFRRQFERDKDELRQAGVPLELVTLSEWDEREVGYRIPPELYYLPDPELDPDERAALQFAMDAISLRGLEGSQRSDAGLKLELPPSEAMAPMADVSVSAEVGVLREAISSGQVVRFAYRSAMRTVEPHRLDYQNGRWYLTGRDLDKEAIRSFRVDRFDGSVDPGTPGSFEAPTSTRALRLEPWRFGDDPPTAVTLQIDRDHAPVVRDSFGPDAEWTERADGDVEVRCVVSGRRAFRTLVLSMLDHAVIVEPADVRDEFVTYLEGLAR; encoded by the coding sequence ATGGCAGCGACCGACTCCACCTCCAGCGGCATCTCTAAACTCGAGCGGCTCCTCAACCTCACGGCGCTGTTGTTGGCGACTCGGCGGCCGCTCACCGTCGAACAGATCGGCGAGCAGATCGCCGGATATCCGGCGGAGCCGATGAGCTTTCGCCGCCAGTTCGAGCGCGACAAGGACGAACTACGCCAGGCCGGAGTGCCGCTCGAGCTGGTCACGCTGTCCGAATGGGACGAACGCGAGGTCGGCTACCGGATTCCTCCCGAGCTCTATTACCTGCCCGACCCCGAACTCGACCCGGACGAGCGCGCCGCGTTGCAGTTCGCCATGGACGCGATCTCGCTTCGCGGGCTTGAGGGTTCGCAGCGTTCCGACGCCGGTTTGAAACTCGAGTTGCCTCCGAGCGAGGCGATGGCTCCGATGGCCGACGTGTCGGTATCGGCCGAGGTCGGGGTCCTGCGAGAGGCGATCTCGTCGGGGCAGGTCGTGCGGTTCGCCTACCGCTCGGCGATGCGCACCGTCGAACCCCACCGCCTCGACTACCAGAACGGGCGGTGGTATCTCACCGGCCGAGACCTCGACAAGGAGGCCATTCGGAGCTTTCGGGTGGACCGCTTCGACGGCTCGGTCGACCCGGGCACCCCGGGTTCGTTCGAAGCACCGACGTCGACCCGTGCGCTGCGCCTCGAACCGTGGCGATTCGGCGACGACCCACCGACCGCGGTCACGTTGCAGATCGACCGCGACCACGCCCCCGTGGTGCGCGACAGCTTCGGCCCCGACGCCGAGTGGACCGAGCGCGCCGACGGCGACGTCGAGGTTCGATGCGTGGTCAGCGGGCGACGCGCTTTTCGCACCCTGGTGCTGTCGATGCTCGACCACGCCGTCATCGTCGAACCGGCCGACGTGCGCGACGAATTCGTGACCTATCTCGAGGGGTTGGCCCGATGA
- a CDS encoding WYL domain-containing protein, with amino-acid sequence MSQRITSADRYRRILAMIPWIVEQGAPSIGDIAERFSITQDQVLADLDVVLLVGVPPYYPDDYIDVVYESDVVSVRLGDHFRRPLRLTATEALNVLIAGAGLAAAEPENGPLSRAMGKLRVALGVPDGAIEVALGPADSEVLATLRSGQQESTSVEIEYYTAGTDTLSQRLIDPHRIYSAEGHWYVAGYCHRAADQRVFRVDRIRSAVASAAHFEVPVHVPEPTVFEADEAKRRLVLDLAADAHWMGTTARAEAVERFDDGRRRVTLAVGGRAWMERVLLEAGPDATIVDSDSDSGTGTAAGAGAGHDVEDRDNWVPATEAIAIRREAATRILDRYR; translated from the coding sequence ATGAGCCAGCGCATCACTTCGGCAGACCGCTATCGGCGAATCCTGGCGATGATTCCCTGGATCGTCGAACAGGGCGCCCCATCGATCGGCGACATCGCCGAACGCTTCTCGATCACTCAGGATCAGGTCCTGGCCGACCTCGACGTGGTGCTGCTGGTGGGCGTTCCGCCGTACTACCCGGACGACTACATCGATGTCGTCTATGAGTCCGACGTCGTTTCGGTTCGGCTCGGCGACCATTTCCGCCGGCCGCTCCGATTGACGGCGACCGAAGCGCTCAACGTGCTGATCGCCGGAGCGGGCCTCGCGGCCGCGGAGCCCGAAAATGGGCCGCTGTCTCGCGCCATGGGAAAGCTGCGGGTTGCCCTCGGCGTGCCCGACGGCGCCATCGAGGTTGCGCTGGGACCTGCCGATTCGGAGGTGTTGGCGACGTTGCGGAGCGGTCAACAGGAATCGACCAGCGTGGAGATCGAGTACTACACCGCCGGTACCGACACGTTGTCACAACGCCTGATCGACCCCCACCGGATCTACTCCGCAGAGGGGCACTGGTATGTGGCCGGGTATTGTCACCGGGCCGCAGACCAACGCGTGTTTCGCGTCGATCGGATCCGCAGCGCCGTCGCGTCCGCGGCCCACTTCGAGGTTCCGGTCCACGTCCCTGAACCCACGGTGTTCGAGGCCGACGAAGCGAAGCGGCGCCTGGTGTTGGATCTCGCTGCGGATGCGCACTGGATGGGAACGACCGCCCGAGCCGAGGCCGTCGAACGATTCGACGACGGTCGCCGCCGCGTCACCTTGGCGGTCGGTGGACGGGCCTGGATGGAGCGGGTACTGCTCGAGGCCGGTCCGGACGCCACGATCGTGGATTCCGACTCCGACTCCGGCACCGGTACCGCCGCTGGTGCGGGCGCCGGCCATGATGTCGAGGACCGGGACAATTGGGTGCCGGCCACCGAGGCGATCGCCATCCGACGCGAAGCGGCCACGAGAATTCTCGATCGCTACCGTTAG
- the lepB gene encoding signal peptidase I: MPARIQLHDAEYEYVDFGRSLANSLLGRPASAATTTIDRPAKQHDTDVKTDRSSPPEPTRPPTPPQRPARPERPARPERPARPEPATVSEPVVAAPAVDEPTADDADTRFEIDPTKVAALHLGEPPHHPEPADADTAPAAGRWSKGLVDAVRFKISETRSKRDADDVDGPPVPTPGLTFEPVREPTPAPAASGSQDVVPDAADHLDSADVAHTGPNPVDRQDARALSAEAAAETAEPRLPLAGIALRRERGDEAPFASLQPDVERQIRSRIDAGTAPHPYSELPWSDERDGRERDVDDDGDIRTLDVSTLPEAVDASPAPATVSTWKQVRDWVLIIGCAIAAALALQTWAVQMFEIPSESMYPTLKVGDRVAVNKAAFKLGSIEHGQLVVFQRPKAAVNNDASQPAQLIKRVIGLPGDVVEARGGIVYIDGEPIDESAYLSPDVITNNLAQPVTVAPGQIFVMGDNREHSMDSREFGTVSESSVIGRAVVIVWPIGRWGGFPGD; the protein is encoded by the coding sequence GTGCCGGCCCGCATCCAACTTCATGATGCCGAATACGAGTACGTCGACTTCGGTCGCTCGCTCGCCAACTCGCTGCTCGGACGACCAGCATCCGCAGCGACGACGACGATCGACCGCCCGGCGAAACAGCACGACACCGACGTCAAGACCGACCGATCCTCTCCGCCGGAGCCGACTCGGCCGCCGACACCTCCTCAGCGGCCTGCTCGACCGGAGCGGCCCGCTCGACCGGAGCGGCCCGCTCGACCGGAGCCGGCGACCGTTTCCGAACCTGTCGTCGCCGCGCCCGCGGTCGATGAACCAACCGCTGACGATGCCGACACCCGTTTCGAGATCGACCCCACGAAGGTGGCGGCACTCCACCTCGGCGAGCCCCCGCACCATCCAGAACCGGCCGACGCCGACACCGCACCGGCGGCTGGCCGTTGGAGCAAGGGACTCGTCGATGCCGTGCGCTTCAAGATCTCCGAAACCCGGTCCAAGCGCGACGCCGACGACGTCGACGGACCTCCGGTGCCAACCCCGGGGCTCACGTTTGAACCCGTGCGTGAACCGACGCCCGCACCGGCCGCGTCCGGCTCCCAAGATGTCGTGCCGGATGCCGCCGACCACCTCGATTCCGCCGACGTCGCACACACCGGCCCCAATCCGGTCGATCGCCAGGACGCCCGTGCGCTCAGCGCCGAGGCCGCCGCTGAGACCGCGGAGCCGCGTTTGCCGCTCGCTGGAATCGCGCTGCGACGCGAACGCGGTGACGAGGCCCCGTTCGCCTCCTTGCAGCCCGACGTGGAACGACAGATTCGCAGCAGAATCGACGCCGGCACCGCGCCCCACCCGTACAGCGAACTGCCGTGGAGCGACGAGCGCGACGGACGCGAGCGCGACGTCGACGACGATGGCGATATTCGCACCTTGGACGTTTCCACCCTGCCGGAAGCGGTCGACGCCTCCCCGGCACCGGCAACCGTCTCGACGTGGAAGCAGGTCCGCGACTGGGTGCTCATCATCGGTTGCGCCATCGCTGCCGCGCTCGCGCTACAGACCTGGGCGGTTCAGATGTTCGAAATCCCGTCGGAGTCGATGTATCCGACGCTCAAGGTTGGCGATCGCGTCGCGGTGAACAAGGCCGCTTTCAAGCTCGGTTCGATCGAACACGGCCAACTCGTCGTATTCCAGCGTCCCAAAGCCGCCGTGAACAACGACGCGTCTCAGCCAGCGCAGCTCATCAAGCGCGTCATCGGCCTGCCCGGTGACGTGGTCGAGGCCAGAGGCGGAATCGTCTATATCGACGGCGAGCCGATCGACGAGAGCGCCTACCTGTCGCCCGATGTGATCACCAACAACCTGGCTCAGCCGGTGACGGTGGCCCCCGGACAGATCTTCGTGATGGGTGACAATCGAGAGCACAGCATGGACAGCCGAGAATTCGGCACCGTGTCGGAGTCTTCGGTGATCGGGCGTGCCGTGGTCATCGTGTGGCCGATCGGACGGTGGGGCGGCTTTCCCGGCGATTGA
- the lepB gene encoding signal peptidase I, with protein MTTSEQSTLDGSRSSSPHEKPSRASSAKSWTITIALAVGLTILLRMTLFQAYSIPSPSMVPTLNVGDRVLVWYASKHPSRGDIIVFNRPPLNPKMSADEPDVLIKRVIGLPGETVTAVDGVVYIDGNRLEESYLPDGTQTIIDAPITVPSDEYLVLGDNRLQSVDGRRFGTISQELIVGRAVLRIWPPNRLGGL; from the coding sequence ATGACCACCTCGGAACAGTCCACCCTCGACGGCTCACGCTCGTCCTCTCCGCACGAAAAGCCGAGCCGGGCAAGCTCCGCGAAGAGTTGGACGATCACCATCGCTTTGGCCGTCGGGTTGACGATCCTGTTGCGGATGACGCTCTTCCAGGCGTATTCGATTCCCTCGCCGTCGATGGTACCCACGCTCAACGTCGGCGATCGGGTGCTGGTCTGGTACGCATCCAAACACCCGAGTCGCGGCGACATCATCGTGTTCAACCGGCCGCCGCTCAACCCCAAGATGAGTGCCGACGAACCCGACGTCTTGATCAAGCGCGTCATCGGACTCCCGGGCGAAACCGTCACCGCGGTCGACGGGGTGGTCTACATCGACGGGAACCGACTTGAGGAGTCGTACCTGCCCGACGGCACTCAGACGATCATCGACGCACCGATCACGGTTCCGTCCGATGAATACCTGGTGTTGGGGGACAATCGTCTGCAGTCGGTCGACGGCCGTCGATTCGGCACGATCTCGCAGGAACTCATCGTCGGGCGTGCGGTGTTGCGGATCTGGCCGCCGAATCGACTGGGCGGCCTGTAG
- a CDS encoding twin-arginine translocase TatA/TatE family subunit, which translates to MTSGGLLGILDSLKSGEVLMILVLAMVVLGPERLPQTARDIGRWIAKFRSASSGITSELREVMNDPDMAPLREVGEFVASPRRKIMEYATEAENEAAEARRLADRAAEAAEAAEAAARAARANADETEAEVDAGATPDVAEDSSPRETPETPEGVEDDR; encoded by the coding sequence ATGACCTCTGGAGGCCTACTCGGCATCCTCGACAGCCTCAAGAGCGGCGAGGTCCTCATGATCCTCGTTCTCGCGATGGTCGTGCTCGGCCCCGAACGGCTACCTCAAACCGCACGTGACATCGGCCGTTGGATCGCCAAATTCCGTTCGGCGTCTTCGGGCATCACCAGCGAGTTGCGCGAGGTGATGAACGATCCAGACATGGCTCCGCTTCGCGAGGTGGGCGAATTCGTCGCGTCGCCGCGTCGCAAGATCATGGAGTACGCGACTGAGGCGGAAAACGAAGCCGCCGAAGCCCGCCGCCTGGCCGACCGGGCCGCCGAGGCGGCGGAGGCTGCTGAAGCCGCCGCTCGCGCCGCGCGTGCGAACGCCGACGAAACCGAGGCCGAGGTCGATGCCGGCGCCACGCCGGACGTGGCCGAGGACTCCTCGCCCCGTGAAACCCCCGAGACCCCCGAGGGCGTCGAGGACGACCGATGA
- the tatC gene encoding twin-arginine translocase subunit TatC, whose protein sequence is MSAETRPSDVADQSAMTMMEHLREFRTRIVRCALAVAVCAIVAYFFYDQIYNFLTEPFCKAAKNTEQTTCQLYFLDLTSPFATKLRVSGYSGLLLASPVVFYQIWAFIAPALYRKEKRWATAFVGSSVVLFLLGAALAFYSMPAIFTWLAQQAGSAQIQTVVAQYLSLLTVMVVAFGVAFEFPLLLVVLQLLGVVQPATLAQYRRHAIVAIVAVVAIITPGGDPISLMVLSVPLIIFYEMSIFISRIVLRRRETPRQPQAD, encoded by the coding sequence ATGAGCGCTGAAACCCGGCCCAGCGACGTGGCCGACCAATCGGCGATGACGATGATGGAACACCTGCGGGAGTTCCGGACCCGGATCGTGAGGTGCGCGCTCGCCGTCGCCGTGTGCGCCATCGTGGCCTATTTCTTCTACGACCAGATCTACAACTTCTTGACCGAGCCGTTCTGTAAGGCCGCCAAGAACACCGAACAAACCACCTGTCAGCTCTACTTCCTCGACCTGACCTCACCGTTCGCCACGAAGCTGCGCGTTTCGGGCTACTCGGGTCTGCTGTTGGCGTCGCCGGTGGTGTTCTACCAAATCTGGGCCTTCATCGCGCCGGCGTTGTACCGCAAGGAGAAGCGATGGGCCACCGCCTTTGTCGGCAGCTCGGTCGTGTTGTTCCTCCTCGGCGCCGCGCTGGCCTTCTATTCCATGCCGGCGATCTTCACCTGGTTGGCACAACAGGCCGGTAGCGCGCAGATTCAAACCGTCGTCGCTCAGTATCTGAGCCTGTTGACCGTCATGGTCGTGGCCTTCGGCGTGGCGTTCGAGTTTCCGCTGCTGCTGGTGGTGTTGCAGCTGCTCGGGGTGGTTCAACCGGCGACGCTGGCGCAATACCGTCGGCACGCGATCGTGGCGATCGTGGCCGTCGTCGCCATCATCACCCCCGGGGGCGACCCGATCAGCCTGATGGTCCTGTCGGTGCCGTTGATCATCTTCTATGAGATGTCCATCTTCATCTCACGCATCGTGTTGCGTCGTCGCGAAACACCGCGGCAACCGCAAGCGGACTGA